The Shewanella sp. KX20019 genome window below encodes:
- the pepB gene encoding aminopeptidase PepB has translation MTNVMKVTLTQDAPAAHWGKANVTFQNDVASIHVKAGDIQRQVQQAARKLQSQGVAAVALEGNLWTVDSQWAFAQGFATAKKQPQIQWTGDDSAKTLLANRLDSANFARQLINETPENLSPMVLATQAAEWLSDIGGDKISYRIIEGEALLEHQWIGIHAVGRGSERSPALLEVDFNPLTADADVSVALVGKGITFDSGGYSIKGSEGMLGMKCDMGGAATVTAALGLAIKSGLNKRVKLFLCCAENLISGHAYKLGDILTYKNGVTVEVVNTDAEGRLVLADGLQAASETGAPLIIDAATLTGAALMAVGTNYNAIFSPKAEVLALAQQKAIAAGERVWPLPLDPWHMDSCPSPYADTANSRAMKGGGAGGASNAAGFLWRFVAPEANWLHIDLSSAFSDSGDALWSAGATTHGVLTVAGLLED, from the coding sequence ATGACCAATGTAATGAAAGTTACCCTCACTCAAGACGCACCCGCTGCTCATTGGGGAAAAGCCAATGTTACTTTTCAAAACGATGTGGCATCAATCCATGTCAAAGCGGGGGATATTCAGCGTCAAGTTCAACAAGCTGCTCGTAAATTGCAAAGCCAAGGTGTTGCAGCTGTCGCACTGGAAGGCAATTTATGGACTGTTGATTCACAATGGGCCTTTGCTCAAGGTTTTGCGACCGCTAAAAAGCAGCCACAAATACAGTGGACTGGCGACGATTCAGCAAAAACATTATTGGCTAACCGTTTAGACAGCGCCAACTTTGCCCGTCAACTGATTAACGAAACGCCAGAAAACTTATCGCCGATGGTGCTAGCTACTCAAGCTGCAGAATGGTTGAGTGATATTGGTGGCGATAAGATTAGCTACCGCATTATTGAAGGTGAGGCGTTATTAGAACACCAGTGGATAGGTATTCACGCGGTAGGCCGTGGTAGTGAGCGTTCACCGGCGTTGCTCGAAGTTGATTTCAATCCATTGACTGCTGACGCAGATGTTTCTGTGGCACTGGTAGGTAAAGGTATTACTTTCGATTCTGGTGGCTACAGCATTAAAGGTTCAGAAGGCATGCTAGGCATGAAATGCGATATGGGCGGTGCAGCAACTGTCACCGCAGCACTCGGACTCGCGATTAAGTCAGGTCTTAATAAACGCGTTAAGCTGTTTTTATGCTGCGCAGAAAACTTAATTAGTGGTCATGCTTATAAGCTAGGCGACATTCTAACATATAAGAATGGCGTTACAGTTGAAGTGGTTAATACCGATGCGGAAGGTCGTTTGGTGCTAGCTGATGGGCTGCAAGCTGCATCAGAAACAGGTGCACCATTGATCATCGACGCTGCAACATTGACTGGTGCTGCATTGATGGCTGTAGGGACTAACTACAATGCTATTTTCTCTCCTAAAGCGGAAGTTTTAGCGTTAGCACAACAAAAAGCGATTGCGGCAGGTGAGCGTGTATGGCCATTGCCGCTAGATCCTTGGCATATGGACAGTTGCCCAAGCCCTTATGCTGATACAGCCAACAGCCGAGCTATGAAAGGTGGCGGTGCTGGCGGCGCTTCAAATGCAGCGGGGTTCTTATGGCGCTTTGTAGCACCAGAGGCTAATTGGCTGCACATTGACCTGTCATCAGCTTTTTCTGACTCTGGTGATGCTCTATGGTCAGCAGGTGCTACAACTCATGGGGTATTGACCGTTGCGGGTCTACTAGAAGATTAA
- a CDS encoding response regulator, which produces MKLSFSEFSIDCETAELLVNGAKIAIDERNIMLIQLLAKSYPEYCLKQDCLDKIWVGTVVSDMSLSKLVSDTRKIFAKAGYSGPLIQTVHGRGYRLGHELGQQLSQLQNSDNVEAGHSSEIAGKASSSAPFVERRKKTVAISWWEIFAKVLIALLLVLAIIFQFWQGGVNSGSSTTQTKSLSYSEPAGALGRVLWVDDHPENNLVEKAYLESKNIVVYSTVTSEEALMLLSMYNYQAVISDMWRHGDSLAGLKLLQTIRAAGHDTDFYLYTYVESPDVSEAIFKSGGQAVVIDSAALYELILAHF; this is translated from the coding sequence ATGAAACTTAGTTTTAGTGAATTCTCGATCGATTGTGAAACAGCAGAGCTGCTTGTTAATGGTGCAAAAATTGCTATTGATGAGCGCAATATTATGCTTATTCAGTTACTAGCTAAAAGCTACCCTGAATATTGCTTAAAACAAGATTGTTTAGATAAAATATGGGTAGGCACGGTGGTGTCAGATATGTCGCTATCTAAGCTGGTTTCTGACACTCGGAAAATTTTTGCTAAAGCAGGCTATAGCGGCCCTTTGATCCAGACAGTTCATGGTCGAGGTTATCGGCTCGGACACGAACTGGGACAACAGTTATCACAGCTGCAAAACAGTGACAATGTAGAAGCTGGGCACTCCTCTGAAATAGCAGGTAAAGCATCTTCCTCTGCCCCTTTTGTTGAGCGACGGAAAAAAACTGTAGCGATTTCGTGGTGGGAAATATTTGCCAAAGTATTGATCGCATTATTGCTTGTGTTAGCGATTATATTCCAGTTTTGGCAAGGCGGGGTTAATAGCGGTTCATCAACAACACAAACAAAGTCACTCAGTTATAGTGAGCCAGCAGGTGCGTTAGGGCGAGTACTTTGGGTTGACGACCATCCTGAGAATAACTTGGTTGAGAAAGCCTATTTAGAGAGCAAAAATATAGTTGTTTATAGCACGGTTACTTCAGAAGAAGCACTAATGCTATTATCCATGTATAACTATCAGGCTGTGATTTCGGATATGTGGCGCCATGGCGACTCACTCGCTGGACTTAAACTGCTACAAACTATTCGCGCCGCCGGCCATGATACTGACTTTTATCTGTACACTTATGTCGAATCGCCAGATGTTAGTGAGGCAATTTTTAAGAGTGGTGGTCAAGCGGTTGTTATAGATAGTGCTGCACTATATGAGTTGATATTGGCGCACTTTTAA
- the sfsA gene encoding DNA/RNA nuclease SfsA gives MEFDPAFECGILIQRYKRFLTDISLEDGSEVTIHCPNTGSMRHCLFPENKVWFSVSDNPKRKYSRTWELAETPAGDMIGINTGRANALAEEAINAGVIKELCGYESLRREVKYGSENSRIDILLADSNRPNCYVEVKSCTLLEDGQGYFPDAVTTRGQKHLRELMQMVQQGHRAVLLFAVQHTGIHSVKAAAHIDPAYAKLLDEASRAGVEVIAYSADLSPTAARLVKSCPVNL, from the coding sequence ATGGAATTTGACCCAGCATTTGAATGCGGCATTCTTATCCAACGATATAAACGTTTTCTAACTGATATCAGCCTTGAAGATGGTAGCGAAGTCACTATTCACTGCCCTAATACGGGTTCGATGCGTCATTGCTTGTTTCCAGAAAATAAAGTTTGGTTTTCAGTCTCTGATAATCCAAAGCGTAAATACAGTCGTACTTGGGAGCTAGCTGAAACACCTGCTGGCGACATGATAGGCATCAATACCGGACGCGCAAACGCCTTAGCCGAGGAAGCTATAAATGCAGGCGTTATAAAGGAGCTCTGTGGTTATGAGTCACTGCGCCGTGAAGTAAAATATGGCAGTGAAAACAGCCGTATAGATATTTTATTAGCAGATAGCAATCGCCCTAACTGCTATGTAGAGGTCAAAAGTTGCACCCTGCTTGAGGATGGACAAGGATACTTTCCAGATGCTGTGACCACTCGTGGTCAGAAACATTTACGAGAGCTGATGCAGATGGTGCAACAAGGCCACAGAGCCGTGCTACTGTTTGCTGTTCAGCATACAGGAATACACTCGGTCAAAGCCGCTGCTCATATTGACCCTGCATATGCCAAATTACTCGACGAAGCATCTCGCGCTGGGGTTGAAGTAATAGCTTATAGTGCTGATTTATCGCCCACAGCAGCCCGTTTGGTTAAATCCTGTCCGGTTAACCTCTAA
- the dksA gene encoding RNA polymerase-binding protein DksA: MPQGTKKLGVLAIAGVEPYQEKPGEEYMNEDQLGHFKIILEAWRNQLREEVDRTLNHMQDEAANFPDPVDRAAQEEEFSLELRARDRERKLIKKIEKTLQIIEEDDFGFCNSCGIEIGIRRLEARPTADQCIDCKTLAEIKEKQMAG, from the coding sequence ATGCCACAAGGCACTAAAAAACTCGGCGTGCTCGCTATCGCAGGTGTAGAACCTTACCAGGAAAAACCCGGTGAGGAGTACATGAACGAGGACCAATTGGGTCACTTCAAAATAATTCTTGAAGCATGGCGTAACCAATTGCGTGAAGAAGTCGATCGTACTCTTAATCACATGCAAGACGAAGCGGCCAATTTCCCAGATCCTGTCGACCGCGCAGCTCAGGAAGAGGAGTTTAGTTTAGAATTACGTGCTCGCGATAGAGAACGTAAACTAATCAAAAAGATTGAGAAGACACTACAGATCATCGAAGAAGATGATTTTGGTTTCTGTAACTCTTGCGGTATCGAAATCGGTATCCGTCGATTAGAAGCGCGTCCAACGGCCGATCAGTGTATCGACTGTAAGACACTTGCTGAGATTAAAGAAAAGCAGATGGCGGGATAA